Proteins from a single region of Pseudomonas quebecensis:
- a CDS encoding TlpA disulfide reductase family protein: protein MTRRLIGALAIITTLLLSGCGNDYGIDQYGQKVAAERLDKQWVVINYWAEWCGPCRTEIPELNALAEQLKGQNVGVFGVNFDNVQGEELKAASEKLGIKFTVLAQNPDGIFEIPRSEALPVTYIIDDKGKVREQLMGEQTAAGVLAKLKALRG, encoded by the coding sequence ATGACACGTCGACTGATCGGTGCATTGGCGATCATTACAACCCTGCTGCTCAGCGGCTGCGGGAATGACTATGGCATTGACCAATACGGCCAGAAAGTCGCGGCCGAACGTTTGGACAAACAGTGGGTGGTGATCAACTACTGGGCCGAATGGTGCGGCCCCTGCCGTACGGAAATCCCCGAGCTCAATGCCTTGGCCGAACAGCTCAAAGGCCAGAATGTCGGAGTGTTCGGGGTCAATTTCGACAATGTGCAGGGCGAAGAACTCAAGGCCGCCAGCGAGAAACTGGGGATCAAGTTCACGGTGCTGGCGCAGAACCCGGATGGCATCTTCGAGATTCCGCGCAGCGAAGCGCTGCCGGTGACGTACATCATCGATGACAAGGGTAAGGTGCGCGAGCAGTTGATGGGCGAGCAGACGGCCGCAGGGGTGCTGGCCAAGCTCAAGGCGTTGCGCGGGTAA
- a CDS encoding META domain-containing protein produces the protein MKGVLLMAALGAGLAGCAGDEVKLKQDHSYVVEWIGERPLMDYAHLTVTLGNDGRAYGNGGCNHWFAPYTLDGDKLSFGKIGSTRKLCAEALMEQEHRFFQALQNVQRWDVSPIEQTRFWPAEGKPIRLWLEEG, from the coding sequence ATGAAAGGCGTGCTGCTGATGGCAGCACTCGGCGCGGGCCTGGCCGGCTGTGCGGGCGATGAGGTCAAACTCAAGCAGGACCACAGCTACGTGGTGGAGTGGATCGGTGAGCGGCCGCTGATGGATTACGCGCACCTGACCGTCACCCTTGGCAATGACGGACGTGCCTACGGCAATGGAGGCTGCAACCACTGGTTTGCGCCCTACACTCTGGACGGCGACAAACTCAGCTTCGGCAAGATCGGCAGCACCCGCAAACTCTGCGCCGAGGCCCTGATGGAGCAGGAGCACCGCTTCTTTCAGGCCCTGCAAAACGTACAACGCTGGGACGTCTCGCCCATCGAGCAGACTCGCTTCTGGCCGGCCGAAGGCAAGCCGATCCGCCTGTGGCTCGAAGAAGGCTGA
- a CDS encoding 2-hydroxyacid dehydrogenase: MRVILFSSQTYDRDSFLGAPLPPGLELQFQPARLNLDTVALAEHHEVVCPFINDDLSAPVLEHLAKGGTRLIALRSAGYNHVDLATAKRLGLTIVRVPAYSPHAVAEHAVALILALNRRLHRAYNRTRDGDFSLHGLTGFDLAGKTVGVVGTGQIGATFARIMAGFGCALLAYDPFPNPDVQALGARYVSLPELLAQAQVISLHCPLTTDTRHLINAVSLAQMQPGAMLINTGRGALVDTPALIDALKDGQLGYLGLDVYEEEAQLFFEDRSDLPLQDDVLARLLTFPNVIITAHQAFLTREALAAIATTTLTNIAAWADGQVRNQVDG; this comes from the coding sequence ATGCGCGTAATTCTGTTCAGCAGCCAAACCTACGACCGCGACAGTTTTCTCGGCGCGCCGCTGCCGCCGGGTCTGGAGCTGCAGTTCCAGCCGGCGCGGCTGAACCTCGACACCGTGGCGCTGGCCGAGCACCACGAAGTGGTCTGTCCTTTTATCAATGACGACCTCAGCGCCCCAGTGCTGGAGCACCTGGCCAAGGGCGGCACGCGCCTGATCGCGCTGCGTTCGGCCGGTTACAACCATGTCGACCTGGCCACCGCCAAGCGCCTGGGCCTGACCATCGTGCGCGTGCCCGCCTACTCGCCCCACGCCGTGGCCGAGCACGCCGTAGCGCTGATCCTGGCGCTCAACCGCCGCTTGCACCGCGCCTACAACCGCACCCGCGACGGCGATTTCAGTCTGCACGGATTAACCGGCTTCGACCTGGCGGGCAAAACCGTCGGCGTGGTCGGCACCGGGCAGATCGGCGCAACCTTTGCCAGGATCATGGCCGGATTCGGCTGCGCGCTCCTGGCCTACGACCCCTTCCCCAATCCCGACGTGCAGGCGCTCGGCGCGCGCTACGTGAGCCTGCCGGAGCTGCTCGCCCAGGCCCAGGTGATCAGCCTGCACTGCCCGCTCACTACAGACACCCGGCACTTGATCAACGCCGTTTCACTGGCACAGATGCAGCCTGGGGCGATGCTGATCAACACCGGACGCGGCGCACTGGTGGACACGCCCGCCTTGATCGACGCCCTCAAGGACGGTCAGCTCGGCTACCTGGGGCTGGACGTGTACGAGGAAGAAGCCCAGTTGTTCTTCGAAGACCGCTCCGACCTGCCCTTACAGGATGACGTCCTCGCGCGCCTGCTGACCTTTCCCAACGTGATCATCACCGCGCACCAGGCGTTCCTGACCCGCGAGGCCCTGGCGGCCATCGCCACCACCACGCTGACCAACATCGCGGCATGGGCCGACGGCCAGGTGCGAAATCAGGTTGATGGTTGA
- a CDS encoding response regulator translates to MLRRMGIKGRVLLLTLLPTSLMALLLGGYFTWMQLSELQTQLLQRGEMIAEQLAPLVAPALSSRNVDLLERIATQSLEQQDVRTVSFLAPDRGTLAHAGPTMLNPAPIGNSSHLLQRTGNDATRYLLPVFGRHRNLAGDLIPDESDRLLGWVEVELSHNGMLLRGYRSLFASLLLIAIGLIFTAALALRISRTITSPIGLIKQAVAQLKDGNLQTRLPALGSQELDQLASGINRMAETLQNAQEELQHSIDQATEDVRQNLETIEIQNIELDLARKEALEASRIKSEFLANMSHEIRTPLNGILGFTHLLQKSELTPRQLDYLGTIEKSADNLLGIINEILDFSKIEAGKLVLDSIPFNLRDLLQDTLTILAPAAHAKQLELVSLVYRDTPLALVGDPLRLKQILTNLISNAIKFTREGTIVARAMIEEEQEDTVQLRISVQDTGIGLSSQDVRALFQAFSQADNSLSRQPGGTGLGLVISKRLIEQMGGEIGVDSTPGEGSEFWISLNLPKTRDDVEDLPCAPLLGHRVAVLENHELARQALQHQLEDCGLEVTPFNTLESLTNGITSAHQTEQAIDLAVLGVTANDIPPERLNQHLWDLEHLGCKVLVLCPTTEQMLFNQSVPNPNSQLQAKPACTRKLRRALSDLISPRPSRSEPGEPLSSRAPRVLCVDDNPANLLLVQTLLEDMGAKVHAVESGYAAVDAVKQEAYDLVLMDVQMPGMDGRQSTEAIRQWESERHGTPLPIVALTAHAMANEKRALLQSGMDDYLTKPISERQLAQVVLKWTGLALRNQAPERTTDGLAPGVQLPVLDHEEGLRLAAGKTDLAADMLAMLLASLEADRTAISVARQANDNNALIERVHRLHGATRYCGVPQLRAACQRAETLLKQDDAKALHALDELDMAIARLASEARVSA, encoded by the coding sequence GAACGTGGACTTGCTGGAGCGCATCGCCACCCAGTCCCTGGAGCAGCAGGATGTACGCACCGTGTCCTTCCTCGCGCCCGACCGCGGCACCCTCGCCCACGCCGGCCCGACCATGCTCAATCCGGCACCGATAGGCAACAGTTCTCACCTGTTGCAACGCACCGGCAACGACGCCACCCGTTACCTGTTGCCGGTGTTCGGCCGGCATCGCAACCTCGCCGGCGACCTGATTCCCGACGAAAGCGACCGCCTGCTGGGCTGGGTCGAAGTGGAACTGTCCCATAACGGCATGTTGCTGCGCGGCTACCGCAGCCTGTTCGCCAGCCTGCTGTTGATTGCCATCGGGCTGATCTTTACCGCCGCGCTGGCGCTGCGCATCAGCCGCACGATCACCTCGCCGATCGGCCTGATCAAGCAAGCCGTGGCCCAGCTCAAGGACGGTAATCTGCAAACGCGTCTGCCCGCGCTGGGCAGCCAGGAGCTGGATCAGCTCGCTTCGGGCATCAACCGCATGGCCGAGACCCTGCAGAACGCCCAGGAAGAACTGCAGCACAGCATCGACCAGGCCACCGAAGACGTACGCCAGAATCTGGAAACCATCGAAATCCAGAACATCGAGCTGGACCTGGCGCGCAAGGAAGCCCTGGAGGCGAGCCGCATCAAGTCGGAGTTTCTGGCCAATATGAGCCATGAAATCCGCACGCCGCTCAACGGCATCCTCGGTTTTACCCACCTGCTGCAGAAAAGCGAACTGACGCCGCGTCAGCTCGACTACCTGGGCACCATCGAAAAATCCGCCGACAACCTGCTGGGCATCATCAACGAGATTCTCGACTTCTCCAAAATCGAAGCCGGCAAGCTGGTGCTCGACAGCATTCCATTCAACCTGCGCGACCTGCTGCAGGACACCCTGACCATCCTCGCGCCCGCCGCCCATGCCAAGCAGCTGGAGCTTGTCAGCCTGGTCTACCGCGACACGCCGCTGGCGCTGGTGGGCGATCCGCTGCGGCTCAAGCAGATCCTCACCAACCTGATCAGCAATGCGATCAAGTTCACCCGCGAGGGCACCATCGTGGCCCGCGCGATGATCGAGGAGGAGCAGGAAGACACCGTGCAACTGCGCATCAGCGTGCAGGACACCGGCATCGGCCTGTCCAGCCAGGACGTACGCGCGCTGTTCCAGGCCTTCAGCCAGGCCGATAACTCATTATCGCGCCAGCCCGGCGGCACCGGCCTGGGGCTGGTGATTTCCAAGCGGTTGATCGAACAGATGGGCGGCGAAATCGGCGTCGACAGCACGCCTGGCGAAGGCTCGGAGTTCTGGATCAGCCTGAACCTGCCCAAAACCCGGGACGACGTCGAGGACCTGCCCTGCGCGCCGCTGCTGGGGCATCGCGTGGCCGTCCTCGAAAACCACGAGTTGGCGCGCCAGGCCCTGCAACACCAACTGGAGGATTGCGGCCTGGAAGTCACCCCGTTCAACACCCTCGAAAGCCTGACCAACGGGATCACCAGCGCCCATCAGACTGAGCAGGCCATCGACCTGGCCGTACTCGGCGTGACGGCCAACGACATTCCCCCGGAGCGCCTCAACCAGCATTTGTGGGACCTGGAGCACCTGGGCTGCAAGGTCTTGGTACTGTGCCCTACCACTGAGCAGATGCTGTTCAATCAGTCGGTGCCCAACCCCAACAGCCAGTTGCAGGCCAAGCCGGCGTGTACCCGCAAACTGCGTCGGGCGCTGTCGGACCTGATCAGCCCGCGCCCTTCGCGCAGCGAGCCGGGCGAACCGTTGTCCAGCCGCGCGCCGCGTGTGCTGTGCGTAGATGACAACCCGGCGAACCTGTTGCTGGTGCAAACGTTGCTGGAAGACATGGGTGCCAAAGTGCACGCGGTGGAAAGCGGTTACGCCGCCGTCGACGCGGTCAAGCAGGAGGCCTACGATCTGGTGCTGATGGACGTGCAGATGCCCGGCATGGACGGTCGCCAGAGCACCGAAGCGATACGCCAGTGGGAAAGCGAGCGTCATGGCACGCCGCTGCCGATCGTCGCCCTCACCGCTCACGCCATGGCCAACGAAAAACGCGCCTTGCTGCAAAGCGGCATGGACGATTACCTGACCAAACCCATCAGCGAACGGCAATTGGCCCAGGTGGTACTCAAATGGACCGGGCTGGCGCTGCGCAACCAGGCGCCGGAGCGCACCACCGACGGCCTGGCCCCTGGCGTGCAACTGCCGGTGCTGGACCATGAGGAAGGCCTGCGCCTGGCCGCCGGCAAAACCGACCTGGCCGCCGACATGCTCGCCATGTTGCTGGCTTCGCTGGAAGCGGACCGCACGGCCATCAGCGTCGCTCGCCAAGCCAATGACAACAACGCGCTCATCGAACGCGTGCATCGCCTGCACGGCGCCACACGTTACTGTGGCGTGCCGCAACTGCGCGCTGCCTGCCAGCGCGCTGAAACCCTGCTCAAGCAGGACGACGCCAAGGCCTTGCACGCACTGGACGAGCTCGACATGGCCATCGCCCGATTGGCCAGTGAAGCGCGGGTCAGCGCCTGA